The Planctomycetia bacterium DNA segment CCGGGAGAGCATGACTATCCTGCCTGGCAATCGCGATGGCAGGCATTGCTCAGTCGAGCCGCTGACACTTCGGTGGACGCAGTTGAAGACTGGCCAACGCCCGAGCTTTGGAGACGTTCAGACGTCGTGGTTTTTTACTGCTGGAATCACAACTGGTCAGAAGAGCGACTCGCGGATCTCGACGCGTTTCTGAAACGTGGCGGTGGACTCGTCGCCCTGCACTCGGCGATGATCTCCGACGACAATCCGGAAGCGCTCGCGGCGCGATTGGGTCTCGCCGCTCAGCCGGTTCGCTCCAAATACCGACATGGGCCACTGGAGCTGCATATCGCGAACGACAAGCATCCGCTGACGATGGGCTTTAAAGCGACACCATTTTTGGATGAGACATATTGGCCCCTGATCGGCGACCGCAGTCACGTGACGGTGCTCGCCACGGCGGTCGAAGAAGGTCAGGAGCATCCAATGGTCTGGACATGCGAAATTGGTGAGGGACGAGTTTTCGCAAGCGTTCTTGGCCATTACACGACGACGACGGATGACGCCCTCTATCGGATTCTTGTGCTGCGCGGGATTGCCTGGACGTCAAAGCAGCCCGTCACACGATATCAGGGATTGGTACATTCACCGTCGTCGCAATAGGCGACTCGATAGTATCGTTCGATGGCCGGGCGAAGTTATCGCGACGAGCTGGCGTCGTTTGTTGCAACTCCTTTGCATGCAATTACTTGTGTCTCGGTCGCATCGCCTAGCTATCTATCCGGCCGATTTTGCAAGCTATGGTTTGACACGCCCACGCGACCAATTGAGGTCACGTTGACTCTGGCGGTCACCCCCGATAACATTTGGTGCGATGTTCCGCTTTCTTCTGGCTCACTTTTTGATTGCGTCTGTCCTCGTGTGCCCGTTACGGTGCATGACGTGCAGTACCGATGCGCAACCGGATCAGCAGGATAGGTCAACCTGCAGTTGCTGTCCGCACCGGAATGTCCATCGGGACGAGCAGAGCGATCCAGGCGCTCCCTCGCCGGACAATCAGGATTGTGGTTGCAAGCACTGCATTTGCCGAGGGGCACTGGGTACAAGTGAAACCCCATTCGACTTCGCGATTGCAGCAACGGAATGGGCGTTTGAGTTTCAGCTCCCCTCGGAAGTGAATGAACCCTCGTCGCGGCGACGTTCCGACGACGACCTCTCTTGGCGACTTTCCGGTCGACCATTGCGCGTATTCGAGCGCTCGCTGCAGATCTGATTCTGCGGATCCAGTCGTTTCTCCGCTGGATGGTTACCGACGCCTAACGGCCATTATCCACCTGCGCTTTAATTGCGCTCGATCACGGTCGTTCGGATGTTCTTCAATCGCAAATCGCAACGCCAGGATTGCAGTCTATGGGACGGGTCCGCCTATTGCCGTGGGAATATGGCGTCCGCAACCTCACGCGGCGACCGGTTCGCACTGCGCTCACGCTCTCCGCCTTGACCATCGTGGTGTTGCTGGTGTTCGTCGTAGTCAGCTTTATTCGCGGTTTGGAGAGTTCACTGGCGTCAAGCGGGCATCCACAGGTCGTGCTCGTGTACTCGATCAACGCAGAAGAAAACATCGAAAACTCGACTATTGCTGCACAGGTTCCTGGTCTTCTGACGGCCAGTTTAAAGGGTATTCGCAAACAGTTCGACGTCCCATGCGTATCTCCGGAGATGTTTCTAGGAACGCGGGTTTCCACCGATAATGCGCGTACTGGAATGGGGTTGGTCCGTGGCGTCACATCGCAGGCGCCGCAGGTCCGGGGACAAGTGCAAATTAGCGAAGGGGGTTGGCCACAGGCCGGCGAGATCATGGTCGGAACTCTGACTGCCGCCAAACTTGGTTTTGATCCCGAGACGCTTAAGGTCGGCGAATACTTGACCATCGAAAAGCAGCGCTGGCGCATTGCCGGCCGCTTCTCGGCCGGAGGCACTGCGCTCGAATCGGAAATCTGGTGTCGCCTAGAAGATTTTCAACAGGCGCTGAAACGGCAGGACCTGAGCCTCGTGGCGGTCATGCTCGATGCCAACGTCTCCCCCGCCGAGATTGACCTCTTCTGCAAGGGGCGCACCGATCTGGAGCTACAGGCAATCGGCGAAGTCGCCTACTACGATTCGCTGCAACGGCACTACGGACCCGTGCGCGCCTTGGCCTGGCTCGTGGTGGTCCTGGTGGCGAGTTCCGGCGTGTTTGCGGGAATGAACATGATGTATGGAGCCGTCGCCGGCCGAGTGCGGGAGTTGGCCGCGTTGCAAGCGATCGGCTACCGACGGATCGCGATCGCCTTGAGCCTTTTCCAGGAAAGCACCCTCCTCGCAACCGCGGCATCGTTGATCGCAAGCGCCGTTGCTCTCGTGTTCTTGAATGGCATGGCGGTCCGATTCACGATGGGAGCGTTCACGTTGCGGCTCGATAGCTTCGGTTTGCTGATCGGCATGCTCACGGGTCTATCGCTCGGAATCTGCGGAGCAATCCCCCCCGCGCTGAAGGCGCTTCATGCGCCGGTGGCACAGAGTCTAAAGGCACTTTGATATCGGCGACGTCGCCGATAGAACGAGTAGATCATTCTGGAGTAACCGAAGATGAGAAGGTTCAACACAACGGCAATCGCTGTCATCACACTCGCGTCAGGCTTCGCAGGATGCGGCAAATCGCCCGTGGCGGAGAACTCGACTGCACCGGTGGAAACCACCACAGTGGCCTATCTGGTGAACGAGGAACCCGCAGGCGCAGTGGGCGTGGCCGATGCGCGTGAGTCGAAGGACACTGCGACGGAGATCACGGTCGTGGGACGCATCGGTGGCTCTGCCAAACCGTTCGTCGACGGCACGGCGGCATTCACGATCGTCGATCCGAAGGTGCCGCATTGTTCGGCTGAAGAAGGTTGCCCCATGCCGTGGGACTATTGCTGCGAAACCGCTGCGCTGCCGACGTCAACGGCTTTGATCAAAGTCGTCGATCCCCAGGGGCAATTGGTCACCGAAGACGCGCGAAAATTGCTGGGCGTTAAGGAACTCGCCATGGTCGTCGTACATGGCAAGGCCGAGCGCGATGCGGAGGGGAACTTGACTGTCCTCGCCGACCAGGTGTTTGTGAAAGAGTCGAAGTAGCTTTGTTTCGGCGGCTGGAGTCGCGCAAAACGGCCTGCGCGCTCCAGCCACGATTTACAGGACGGAAAGCCTGCAATGAGTACGGAAGTCGATCTACGACAATTGAAGGTAGAGCGTCCCGACAAGCCGTCGCGAAGTCATTCGCGGGCCCTTGTCTCGCGTTACGTAATCCCTGCTGCAATCTTGTTGGGATTCACTTCACTTGTACTTATCGCAGCGAAGGACAGCCTCGTATCGCGCCGCGCCGTCCAGGTCGTGCCGGTGATTGTTTCGCGTGGAGTCGTTTACCAATCTGGCGTTTCCCTATTTCAGGCCGCCGGCTGGGTGGAACCCAGGCCCACGCCAATCATGGTTAGCGCCTTGGCGGAAGGAGTCATCGAGGAATTGCTGGTCGTCGAGGGGCAAACGGTGTCGGCGGGCGAACCGTTGGCTCGTTTGTCTCAAACCGACGCACGGTTGGCGCTCGAAGAGGCAGAGGCAGAAGTCCGTTTGCGAGACTCGGATCTCACTGGCATTGAGGCGGAATTGCTCGCCGTCACAAGCCGGCTGGAAAACCCATTACACCTTAAGAACCTGCTTGCGGACGCACAATCTCAGTTGGCCAAGATCGATAGGGAACTAACCTCGCTGCCGACGCTGATCGCCGCAGCGACTGCACGATTGACCTACGCTCGATCCAACGCCGAAGGTAAGCGGGCTGCCGCGGGATCTTTGGCCGGGCGCATCGTCGAACAGGCGGAAAGCGAATTTCGGGCGGCGGAAGCCGAACTCCAGGAATTGCAGGGCCGGGAGCCAGGAGTTCGCCAAGAGGCGGCGAAACTCCGTGAGCGCGTGGAAGGGCTGTCACAACAGGCTTCGCTGCTCGTCGACGAAAAGCGAGCCGTTTCGGAAGCCAAAGCCAAACTCATTGGCGCGCAAGCGCGCGCCGATTTGGCCCGATTGATGGTGGATCGCTCCAAATTGCGGCTGGAACGAATGACGATCCTCGCGCCGGTTGATGGGCGCGTGCTAAAGATCCTCGC contains these protein-coding regions:
- a CDS encoding HlyD family efflux transporter periplasmic adaptor subunit, translated to MSTEVDLRQLKVERPDKPSRSHSRALVSRYVIPAAILLGFTSLVLIAAKDSLVSRRAVQVVPVIVSRGVVYQSGVSLFQAAGWVEPRPTPIMVSALAEGVIEELLVVEGQTVSAGEPLARLSQTDARLALEEAEAEVRLRDSDLTGIEAELLAVTSRLENPLHLKNLLADAQSQLAKIDRELTSLPTLIAAATARLTYARSNAEGKRAAAGSLAGRIVEQAESEFRAAEAELQELQGREPGVRQEAAKLRERVEGLSQQASLLVDEKRAVSEAKAKLIGAQARADLARLMVDRSKLRLERMTILAPVDGRVLKILASPGTLVGNFGGETTNRASAVVTLYQPDQLQVRADVRLEDVPLVVVGQRVRIETASSKSTLNGTVLQATSSANIQKNTLEVKVSIDDPPAALRPEMLVSTTFLAPELPKSEETGVKARERILIPRNLISDGEGAAAVWIVNASGLASRRSIQTGGDAGNGLVEVVEGLVPTDKLIDSPPSDLTEGERLTITGNAR
- a CDS encoding ABC transporter permease — protein: MGRVRLLPWEYGVRNLTRRPVRTALTLSALTIVVLLVFVVVSFIRGLESSLASSGHPQVVLVYSINAEENIENSTIAAQVPGLLTASLKGIRKQFDVPCVSPEMFLGTRVSTDNARTGMGLVRGVTSQAPQVRGQVQISEGGWPQAGEIMVGTLTAAKLGFDPETLKVGEYLTIEKQRWRIAGRFSAGGTALESEIWCRLEDFQQALKRQDLSLVAVMLDANVSPAEIDLFCKGRTDLELQAIGEVAYYDSLQRHYGPVRALAWLVVVLVASSGVFAGMNMMYGAVAGRVRELAALQAIGYRRIAIALSLFQESTLLATAASLIASAVALVFLNGMAVRFTMGAFTLRLDSFGLLIGMLTGLSLGICGAIPPALKALHAPVAQSLKAL